From the genome of Lutzomyia longipalpis isolate SR_M1_2022 chromosome 2, ASM2433408v1, one region includes:
- the LOC129789308 gene encoding integrator complex subunit 7: MSNPLGIRVNNESFLNENEQDANSSMTELDKGLRSTKVGEQCEAIVRFPKLFEKYPFPILINSSFLKLAEFFQNGSNLLRLWVLRVCQQSEKHLDKILSVDEFVKRIFYVTHSNNPIERALAIRTLGAVARIIPEKQQVHHAIRQALDSHDMVEVEAAIYASVQFAAQSKTFAISMCSKVATMIESLNTPINMKLQLIPVLRHMHHDANTAALVKTLCINLLPKYPSENFVVVILDSLSKLSCQTLVDIPDQVNVLLGYLSDPRRKVRYQVLHSLQCLAEIGAHLWPSGTVRDLLTIARACEDDGNEQSLILAVVLTLTRCPITCHSLLSEEQQLVHNLCSGCLMLEHHSASARALAILTSLINYCHAEHTVPPASYMNLINLHLESLIVTSLPQEKLTKEFSQYLKCGVLLSENDPEFGETFVDLMGSLLLDQFVYCEKHTVLICETFAAICSQFSTNKFPALVQPYTPSGIGEERMDVDEGHEAKNPIHSLLPDILRKLVFLVDKGQAEKNVQFIELMCAVCLQSHLGAAIPENVFNAMERVVGAINCWSQYRIARSASRYGHHFFSAKIYAKLAGVVSLEKLHFFLIALSQISKAECVLMYGREFEDIAKKYSTLNTEEYLPLSQRLEKAIALYWKALATLKASSSPNHPMTFQSEFIRLRGQFLEALFTAVITKNTQLITLPPAIAQSLAQNSRDHLQMYGHVTNQLRKTVKTFKVCEDSYAKLYKSAFDADPCTLQYLQLAQFLCSVLGNSVEAVCFVSPSDSPNQPTEGVYPETRLFLHGCQRIIKEMQKLPKESGNKKSITTEHTQVLLNQIEMAMSMPLCIPRFFFQVLQNTSIKLSVLPQPRAAGEPVNLQTNSSLVVKVEGVIQHSGTKPSMFRSIDSVQLTLVAQLHSQRPNEMKPQNDITMTQTVKPHRDFLSGSFLLQLNNIQTTSMGTPISVGGQWQVTVEACVIDKSGALWNTGPKSTLLVRVPDDQNKRIYF; this comes from the exons ATGTCTAATCCACTTGGAATTCGCGTGAACAATGAGAGTTTCCTGAATGAAAATGAGCAAGATGCTAATTCTTCAATGACTGAATTAGATAAAG gaTTGAGATCAACTAAAGTTGGGGAACAATGTGAGGCTATTGTGAGATTCCCCAAACTGTTCGAGAAGTATCCATTTCCCATTCTAATTAATTCGTCGTTCCTAAAGTTGGCGGAGTTTTTCCAAAATGG gTCAAATTTACTGCGACTCTGGGTGCTCCGTGTGTGCCAGCAAAGCGAGAAGCATCTGGACAAGATTCTCAGTGTGGATGAATTTGTGAAGAGAATCTTCTATGTGACACATTCAAATAATCCCATCGAGAGAGCACTGGCCATAAGAACTCTGGGTGCTGTTGCTAGAATCATTCCGGAAAAGCAGCAGGTACATCATGCGATACGTCAAGCTCTGGACAGTCACGATATGGTGGAAGTTGAGGCTGCAATCTATGCTAGTGTTCAATTTGCTGCACAATCAAAGACTTTTGCCATCAGCATGTGCTCGAAAGTGGCCACAATGATTGAGTCCCTGAATACGCCGATAAATATGAAGCTGCAACTTATACCAGTGCTAAGGCACATGCACCACGATGCAAATACAGCAGCACTCGTGAAGACACTCTGTATCAATTTGCTCCCAAAATATCCATCGGAGAACTTTGTGGTGGTTATTTTGGATTCCCTATCGAAGTTGTCGTGCCAAACGCTAGTTGACATCCCAGATCAGGTGAATGTGCTGCTTGGATACCTTTCGGATCCACGACGGAAGGTGCGCTACCAAGTGCTGCACTCTCTACAGTGTCTAGCTGAGATTGGAGCTCATTTGTGGCCCAGTGGCACTGTACGGGATCTCTTGACCATTGCCAGAGCATGTGAGGATGATGGAAATGAGCAAAGTCTTATTCTAGCTGTTGTTTTAACTCTCACTCGATGCCCGATCACCTGTCACTCACTGTTGTCGGAAGAGCAGCAGTTAGTGCATAATTTGTGCTCCGGATGTCTCATGTTGGAACATCATAGTGCCAGTGCAAGGGCCCTTGCTATTTTAACAAGTCTCATTAATTACTGCCACGCTGAGCATACAGTTCCACCTGCTTCATACATGAATCTTATAAATCTCCACCTTGAGAGTCTCATTGTAACATCTCTACCGCAAGAAAAACTTACCAAGGAATTCTCACAATACCTCAAATGTGGTGTACTACTTTCAGAGAATGATCCCGAGTTTGGAGAAACTTTTGTCGATCTCATGGGCAGTTTGCTGCTAGATCAGTTTGTATACTGTGAAAAACACACTGTGCTCATTTGTGAGACATTTGCTGCCATATGCTCCCAGTTCTCTACTAACAAATTCCCCGCTTTAGTTCAACCGTACACACCATCAG gTATAGGCGAGGAGCGTATGGACGTTGACGAAGGACATGAAGCGAAGAATCCCATTCATAGCCTTCTTCCTGACATTTTGCGTAAGCTTGTCTTCCTTGTGGACAAAGGACAAGCTGAGAAGAATGTTCAGTTTATTGAGTTAATGTGTGCGGTGTGTCTACAATCGCATCTTGGAGCTGCTATTCCGGAGAACGTCTTCAATGCAATGGAGAGAGTAGTAGGTGCCATTAACTGCTGGTCACAGTATCGCATTGCAAGATCAGCCTCACGGTACGGCCATCACTTTTTCTCAGCAAAGATCTATGCCAAACTAGCAGGTGTAGTGTCCCTTGAGAAGTTGCACTTCTTCCTCATTGCTTTATCACAAATCTCAAAGGCTGAGTGCGTCCTCATGTATGGCAGAGAATTCGAAGATATTGCAAAGAAGTACAGTACATTGAACACGGAGGAGTATTTGCCTCTGTCACAGCGACTGGAAAAGGCAATTGCTCTATACTGGAAAGCTCTGGCCACACTCAAGGCAAGCTCATCGCCCAATCACCCAATGACATTCCAATCGGAGTTTATTCGTCTTCGAGGTCAATTTCTTGAGGCTCTCTTTACCGCAGTTATCACGAAGAATACGCAATTGATCACTCTACCACCTGCCATTGCACAAAGTTTGGCTCAAAATTCCCGAGATCATTTGCAAATGTATGGTCATGTTACCAATCAACTGAGGAAGACTGTGAAGACATTTAAAGTATGCGAAGATTCTTACGCCAAACTCTACAAATCTGCATTTGATGCAGATCCGTGTACATTGCAATATCTGCAGTTGGCACAATTTCTTTGCAGCGTGTTGGGAAATTCTGTGGAGGCAGTTTGTTTCGTTTCACCATCAGATTCTCCAAATCAACCCACTGAGGGTGTCTACCCCGAGACTCGACTCTTCCTCCATGGATGCCAACGGATTATCAAAGAAATGCAGAAACTTCCTAAAGAAAGTGGCAACAAGAAGTCCATAACGACGGAACATACACAAGTGCTcctcaatcaaattgaaatggCCATGAGTATGCCACTATGCATTCCTCGGTTCTTCTTTCAAGTTCTCCAAAATACATCTATCAAGCTCTCTGTGCTTCCACAACCAAGGGCAGCAGGAGAACCAGTTAATTTGCAAACAAACAGCAGTCTCGTGGTAAAAGTTGAAGGTGTCATTCAACACAGTGGAACTAAGCCTAGTATGTTTCGTTCAATTGATTCTGTGCAACTTACTTTGGTTGCTCAGCTGCACTCTCAGCGCCCCAATGAGATGAAGCCACAGAATGATATTACAATGACGCAAACTGTGAAGCCGCATAGGGATTTTCTTTCCGGGAGTTTCTTATTGCAACTCAATAACATCCAGACAACTTCAATGGGAACACCAATATCAGTTGGTGGCCAATGGCAAGTAACCGTTGAAGCGTGTGTTATAGATAAATCAGGAGCTCTTTGGAATACTGGACCTAAGAG CACTCTTTTGGTACGAGTTCCAGATGATCAGAACAAGAGAATATACTTCTAA
- the LOC129789484 gene encoding NHP2-like protein 1 homolog, whose amino-acid sequence MTDDVNPKAYPLADPALTSKIMNLLQQALNYKQLRKGANEATKTLNRGIAEFIVMAADAQPLEILLHLPLLCEDKNVPYVFLRSKQALGRACGVSRPIVAASVTVNEGSQLKSQITSIQQEIERLLV is encoded by the exons ATG ACAGACGATGTGAATCCAAAAGCTTACCCCCTGGCTGATCCAGCACTCACTTCGAAGATCATGAACCTCCTGCAGCAGGCGCTGAACTACAAACAGCTCCGGAAGGGTGCAAATGAAGCCACAAAGACTCTCAACCGGGGCATCGCAGAATTCATCGTGATGGCTGCAGATGCTCAACCGCTGgaaattttacttcatttGCCACTCCTTTGCGAGGACAAGAACGTTCCATATGTATTTCTGCGCTCGAAACAGGCACTTGGACGTGCCTGTGGGGTATCCCGACCAATTGTTGCGGCCTCTGTCACAGTGAACGAAGGGTCACAGCTGAAATCACAAATTACAAGCATTCAGCAGGAGATCGAAAGGCTTCTTGTTTAG
- the LOC129789425 gene encoding clavesin-1-like — MSNKKYPMLLSNLDEIPTLKFGNYELVFESELSDFSKEVARTELRETDEVRKEAVWQLRKLLEDECDLVTPFHNDFWLIKFLRPCKFYPESARDLIKCYYEFKEKYSVIYNNLLPSKLTRAFNGDIIKVMPNRDQRGRRILIIEAGKAWNPKIVTPQDLLKMCIMLVEAAIQGPDTQVNGAIVILDLAGFSVSQAKVITPTFIKIIATWIQESIPIRIKAFHIIHETFIIDVLFKMVKPFLKQKLRDRVFFHGKNYSSLHKHIPPDYLYTTYGGTLKPPNCPNQEEMFEAYEKFLGIFDEEFLTINSYGYKKDI; from the exons ATGTCGAACAAAAAATACCCCATGCTATTGTCTAATTTGGATGAAATACCGACACTTAAATTTGGAAACTATGAATTGGTGTTTGAATCAGAATTGAGTGATTTCTCGAAAGAGGTGGCACGAACGGAACTTCGCGAAACGGATGAAGTACGCAAGGAAGCAGTTTGGCAATTGCGAAAATTACTTGAGGATGAATGTGACCTTGTTACACCTTTTCACAATGATTTTTggctaataaaatttctacGTCCATGCAAATTCTATCCCGAGAGTGCAAGAGATCTTATAAAGTgttattatgaatttaaagaaaagtattcTGTAATTTACAATAATCTTCTTCCGTCTAAACTTACGCGAGCTTTTAATGGGGACATAATTAAAGTTATGCCAAATCGCGATCAACGAGGGAGGCGTATTCTCATCATAGAAGCAGGAA AAGCCTGGAACCCGAAAATAGTAACACCACAAGATTTGCTAAAAATGTGTATTATGCTAGTTGAGGCGGCTATTCAAGGACCTGACACGCAAGTCAATGGAGCTATAGTTATTTTGGATTTGGCTGGGTTTTCAGTGTCGCAAGCAAAAGTAATAACACCAACATTTATAAAGATAATTGCTACATGGATTCAG GAATCTATACCCATCAGAATCAAGGCTTTCCACATAATCCACGAAACTTTTATAATTGATGTGTTATTTAAGATGGTGAAACCGTTCTTGAAACAAAAACTCAGAGATCGAGTGTTTTTCCATGGCAAGAATTATTCGTCTCTTCACAAACATATCCCACCGGATTATCTTTATACAACATATGGAGGAACATTGAAGCCCCCGAATTGCCCCAATCAGGAGGAGATGTTTGAAGcatatgaaaagtttttgggaatatttgacgaggaatttctcaccATAAATTCATATGGATACAAAAAAGacatttga
- the LOC129789426 gene encoding alpha-tocopherol transfer protein-like produces the protein MASKKYPMLLSDLDELPTGRLGVYEFYFDPTLCPIAKRVAEEELKETEEKKQKCIEELRKLLEQEENLVVPIDNVDWLIKFLRARDYDVPDTFKLIKKYYRFKIKYSDIYKDFIPSKMTRLYEHQIFLGSPEKDDMGRRILILEVGKKWKHKIVSVKELFRVCILIMEAASLEPNSQVLGTVVIVDVKGFNLARANKFTPQILHMGIKWIQDCIPIKIKAFHVINENTFVDLVWNLAKPLLRPDFKKRIHFHGSDFGSLQKHIPARCLFTYYGGTLEFPEIPTHDELLAEYREWTDKADKEFEAINSYGFRN, from the exons ATGGCTTCTAAAAAGTATCCTATGTTACTCTCTGATCTCGATGAATTACCCACTGGTCGTTTGGGTGTCTATGAGTTTTACTTTGATCCAACCCTGTGTCCAATTGCGAAACGCGTAGCTGAGGAGGAGCTCAAGGAAacagaagagaaaaaacaaaagtgCATTGAGGAATTGAGGAAATTATTGGAACAAGAGGAAAATCTTGTAGTTCCAATTGACAATGTGGATTGGCTTATTAAATTTCTACGTGCCCGCGATTACGATGTACCTGATACATTtaaattg ataaaaaaatattatcgcTTTAAGATAAAATACAGTGATATATATAAAGATTTTATACCATCAAAAATGACACGTCTCTATGAGcatcaaatatttttgggatcaCCAGAGAAGGATGACATGGGGCGCAGAATTCTAATTCTTGAAGTTGGAA AAAAATGGAAGCATAAAATAGTATCcgttaaagaattatttcgtGTTTGCATCCTCATCATGGAAGCAGCCAGCTTGGAGCCGAATTCTCAGGTTCTAGGAACAGTTGTAATTGTGGACGTTAAGGGATTCAATTTAGCACgtgcaaataaattcactcCACAAATTCTCCATATGGGCATCAAGTGGATTCAGGATTGTATCCCAATTAAGATTAAGGCATTTCATGTGATTAATGAAAACACATTCGTGGATCTTGTATGGAATTTGGCAAAACCTCTACTTCGGCCAGATTTTAAAAAGCGCATCCATTTCCATGGGAGTGATTTTGGATCACTGCAAAAACATATTCCAGCAAGATGCCTCTTTACATATTATGGTGGCACACTGGAATTCCCCGAAATCCCTACCCACGACGAACTCTTGGCAGAATACCGTGAATGGACAGATAAAGCCGACAAGGAGTTTGAAGCGATAAATTCCTATGGATTtagaaattag